The Alicyclobacillus macrosporangiidus CPP55 genome segment GCGGCGGGGTGCTCTCCCAGCAGGTAATGGGTGCGCCCGAGATTTGCACGGACCTTGACTTCCAACGGCATCTCGATCCCAGGGTGGCGGCTCAACAGCTCAACGGCGCGCTGCCAGTACATCCTCGCCATCGCCAGGCGGTTCTGTTTGCGGAACAAATGCCCCAACGAGTAGCAGGCGTGCACGGCGCTGGGAACGTCGTCCTTCTCCAAAGAGATCCGTACCACTTGCTCGTACGCGTCGCAGGCTTCGTCCCACCGTTCGAGCGCCTCGTAACACTCCGCCAAATCCCCGTAGAGCACCTCGTCCCGCACCAGATGATGCGGATGCCGAATGACCTCCAACAAGAGCGGAAGCGCGGCGTCGTAGTGCTGGGTCTCCAAGAGACTACGAGCTTTCCGGTATGTCTGCGCGAGATCAGTGTGTTGCGTGAAATCTTCGGCGAAGTACGACGGTTGCACACCCAGCCGCCGTGCCAACTCCTCCAGCAGCTGGGGTGAGGGGGCGACTCGGTCGGATTCGATTTGGCTGATCATGCTTGAGGTGACCAGTCCAGCACACAATTCCTGTTGTGTCATGCGGCGCTCCTTGCGCAGAGCACGCAGTTTTTGCCCGAGCGAAGCCATCGCCAGCCCTCCTCTCAAAGCGGATTCTACGTGCATTCTACTACAGGTTCGGAATTGCGGAAACTCTGACCATATGTCGAAGGACGTAAGATCCACACGAGTTTTGTCAGCCTGCAGGATTTTCCGATCCCGACCGGAAAACTCCTAGCGTACTATCTGCTCTGCCGGTTGCCGGCGAAAGGAGCGTTGCGAATGAGCATCGAGACGAACGTGAAAGACGGCATTCTGGTGGTGCGTTTGCGGGGAGACTTGGATCACCATGCCGTCGAATCGATTCGCGACCAGATTGAGGCCGCTCTCGAGGAGACGCATTATCGCGGATTGGTGTTGTCGTTCCGCGGGATCGAATTCATGGACAGCTCCGGGCTGGGGTTAATTCTCGGGAGGTACAGGACCCTCTCCCAGCGTGGCGGACGGATGGCCATCTGCGAGATCAGCGCGCCGCTTCGGCGCATCTTCGAGATGTCCGGTCTGTTGAAGATCCTGCCGGTGTACGACAGTGAAGACGGCGCCATCCGCGCCGTGAAGGAGGGCTGATCCGCCGTGGAAAAGCCGCTACGCAACGCTGTGCTCCAGAAGAACTACATGCGTATGCAATTTCCAAGCCGCTCCGAGAATGAATCGCTTGCTCGGGTGGCCGTGGCAGCCTTTGTCGCAGAGTTGGACCCGACACTGGAACAAATTACTGAACTGAAGACCGCGGTATCTGAAGCGGTGACGAATGCCATCATCCACGGGTATGAGGACACACTCGGCGAGATCCGCATCTCCTGCGCCATCCACGGGGGGGCGGTGGAAGTCGTGGTGGAAGACGACGGCGTCGGCATCGAGGACATCGAGTTGGCCCGCCAACCCCTGTACACTTCCCGGCCTGAGCTGGAGCGGTCCGGTATGGGGATCACCATTATGGAGAACTTCGTCGACGAACTGGTTATCGATTCTACGCCCGGCCGCGGAACCCGCGTACGCATGCGCAAAATCATCCGCCGCGACCCAGACTGCCAGTGAATGGAGCGGCCCGCGATGGATTACGCGAAGGGGTTGGATGACCGGGGGCACAAGCCCACAGACGAGGAGATCCGCGACCTGATTGCGCGCAGCCAAGCCGGAGACAGCGAAGCCAGGGACCAATTGGTGCTCGGCAACCAACGGCTGGTGTGGGCGGTGGTGCAGCGATTTCTCGGCCGCGGGTATGAGCCCGACGACCTGTTTCAGATCGGGTGCATCGGCTTGCTCAAGGCGATCGACAAATTCGATCTTTCCTACGACGTCAAGTTCTCCACATACGCGGTCCCGATGATCATCGGCGAGATCCAACGGTTCTTGCGCGACGACAGCACGGTGAAGGTGAGCCGGAGCCTGAAGGAGACCGCCAAACAGATCCGCCGGGTGCGGGACGAGTTGGCCAAGCGGCTGGGACGGCAGCCGCACATCACCGAGATCGCGCAGGAGCTCGGCATCGAGCCGTCGGAAGTGGTGTTCGCCCAAGAGGCGTTGCGCACACCGGCGTCCATCCACGAGACGGTCTATGAGAATGACGGTGACCCCATCTATCTCATGGACCAGATCGCGGATGAGGAGCAGGGGGAGTGGTTTGACAAAATTGCGTTGCACGAGGTGTTGGGTAAGCTTCCGGAGCGGGAGCGGCTGATTGTCTACCTGCGCTTCTTTAAGGACAAGACCCAGGCGGATGTGGCACGCGTGCTGGGCATCTCGCAGGTGCAGGTGTCACGCTTGGAGAAACGCATTCTCAACGCCATTCGAAACCAGCTGTCCTGATGGTGCGAGTACGGCCCCCCTTCCGAGGCAACACTACAGGCGATGTCTGACTTTGGGGAGGTGGGGTGCGTGGCCGTTCAGTCGAAGGGCCGCCACGTCAGTTACCAACAGATCGTGGAACGGCACACGCCGCCGCGGCCCATCATCCGCAACACCATCCGGGCGTTTTTTGTCGGCGGCGGCGTCTGTGTCCTCGGCCAGGTGGTACAGACCCTCTTCGTCCGGTTTGCCGGATTCAGTCCGCAGGATGCGTCAAACCCGACGGTAGCGGTGATGATCCTTCTGTCCGTCATCGCGACGGCGTTGGGCGTGTACGACAAGTTCGCCCAGTGGGCAGGTGCGGGTTCCGCAGTGCCCGTTACCGGATTCGCCAACACGATGGCGTCCGCCGCCATCGAGTGCCGCAGCGAGGGGTGGGTGCCCGGTGTCGGTGGCAACATGTTCAAGTTGGCGGGACCCGTGATTGTGTACGGCGTGGTGTCCGCATTCTTCGTCTCACTGGTTCGGTATGTCGTGATGCACCTGTAGGACGCATCGGTGAAGGAGGAGGAGGGGCATGCCTAAAATCGGCCAACAGACATGGCTGTTTCCGAGCGAACCGCGCATCGAGCAGGTGGCGACCGTGGCGGGAAAGTTGGAAGGCGAGGGCCCGTTGGGGGCGTGCTTCGACGTGCGAAAGGAGGACGATTGGTGTGGTGCGGACACGTGGGAGCACGCCGAACAGGGCCTGTTCCGGGAAGTGGTTCAGATCCTGTTTCAGAAAGCGGGGATCACTCCTCAGGACGTCGACCTGTTTTTCGGGTCGGATCTAAATGCCCAAGTGACATCCTTTCACTACGGGACGCGGGAGTTTGACATCCCCAAGATCGGCCTGTACAGCGCCTGCGCGTCGTCGACGGCGGCGATGGCGCTTGCCGCGGCATCCGTCGAAGCCGGGTTCGCGCAGCGGGTCCTGGCTGGCACGTCCAGCCACACGTCGACGGCCGAGCGGCAATTCCGGTTCCCCACGGAGTACGGCGCACAGAAGCCGCCCACCGCACAGCGGACGGTGACCGGAGCGGGCGCCGCGTTGATCGGGACGCGTGGAAGCGTGGCGATCACGGCGGCGACCATCGGGCGCGTGGTCGATTACGGTGTCACAAGCCCATGGGAGTACGGCGCCGCGATGGCCCCGGCGGCAGCTTCGACCATCTTGGCACACCTGCGCGACACTGGGCGCAAGATCTACGAGTTCGATGCCATCGCGACAGGGGATCTGGGGCGGGTCGGCCACGCCATCCTGCGGGATCTGTTGGAGCAGCAGGGCGTGGAGCCCGGGGACCGCCTGCTCGACTGCGGCATGCTCATCTACGCTCCCGATCAGCCGGAGGTGTTCGCCGGTGGAAGCGGGGCGGCGTGCAGCAGTTTGGTCATGTTCGGCCACTTCGTCAAAAAACTCGAATCTGGCGAATGGAAACGGATCCTGGTCGCTGCCACGGGTGCGCTGCTCTCTCTGGTCAGTTCGCAACAACAGGACACCATTCCGGCGGTCAGTCACGCAGTCGTGTTGGAGAGAAAGGATGGGTGACGAATGGCAGGTGGATGGATGACATTTGTGTGGGCGTTCGTCGTCGGGGGCATCATCTGTGCCATCGGGCAGGTCATCATGGACGTGTCCAAACTGACCCCGGGGCACGTCATGGTCGTCCTGGTCGTCGCAGGTGCCATCCTGGACGGACTCGGTCTGTACGATCCGCTGATCCGGTTCGCGGGCGCCGGTGCGACCGTGCCCATCACGAGCTTCGGCAACGCGCTGGTGCACGGGGCGTTGGCGGAAGCGGAGCGCCACGGGCTCATCGGGATCATCACCGGCATCTTCGAAGTCACCAGCGCCGGGGTGTCGGCCGCTATCGTGTTCGCCTTCCTCGCCTCGGTCTTCGCCCGCCCCAAGGGGTGATGGCGGTGCGCCTTCCTGTGGCTGAGTACACGAGCCGGGCAGGCGCCCGGACGCCTGAGGGTGCCCGGGCATAACGTGCAGGACGGGGGTGTCTTCCCGAACACGGGAGTGAGGTGGTTGAGGTGCTGCACATGTTGTTCTGGTTGCCTCGCCTGTTCCGTTACGTCGGATGGTTTCAGGCCATCATCGGTTTTGTCCGACCGCTGTTGCCCCGGCTGAGCCGGATTTGGCCGGGACGAGTACCGGCCGCTGCGCCTGCGGCGTAACCTGCTCTGGTGGCTTCGCCGCCCGTAGGACCGTGACTCGCGGCGGCGGGCGGCGTCCGGTATACTGAAAATGAGCCGCCTTGCGGTACTCCACACGGAAAGGTCTCCCAGATGGTGAACCCAGACCAGTTGTTGTATGAGACGTCCGGGGTGGTGCATTCGAACATTCAGGTGCGCCAACGCGGGGACGTCCGGTATCTGCGCTTCGGATCGTCCGGGGGTTGGCAGGGCGCCGTGCGCTGTGGAGGCGGGTTCCAGCGTCCCGTATTCGCCTACCAGCGCGCCTTCGCATCGCTGGCGGAGAGCTTGCCCGCACCTGAGGCGTTCCTGTCGCTCGGCGTGGGCACCGGGACGGCCATGCACACGGTCGGGCAACTTCATCCCGCGTGCCGGTTGGACGGCGTGGACATCGACCAAGCGGTGATTGAGCTGGCCTTGCACTACTTTGGCGCGCCTGAGCCAGGACAGGCCCGGTACTATGTGCACGACGCCGTCGTCTTTTGCGATCACTGTGATCGCGTCTATGACCTCGTGTTCGTCGACGTATACCAGGCTCGTGCGGTCGATGAACGCGTCCTGGCGCCATCCTTCGCCGATCGGCTTCATCAGATCCTCCGGCCGGGTGGCGTGGCCGTGTGCAACATCATCGGCCGTCTTCCGGTCTCGCACGCGTTGAGGGCGTTTGCCCGTGCGGCGGCCAGCCGTTTTCCCGCTGTGTGGGTGCTTCCCGTAGGTTCCGCGCCAGCGTTTGTGGAGCAGAACATGCTGTGGGTGCTGTGCGATGGCGACGATTCGGTGGCCCGTTGGCGGACGGCGATGCGGACGAGCCTCTGGCTGTCGCCGTGGGAGCGCGCGTTGTGGCCGATGCGGTTGCGCCGCATGAGCGCCGATTCCGCCCGGGACGCCGACGCAGATCCAAGCCGCTGAATCGACCGTTTCCCGCCCTGCCGTGTGCTATAATAGGGGCGACGAGCGGCACGGTGCAGAAGCACCCGCATGGCTGCTCACAAAGGAGCGGACGGTTTGCTGCAGAATATCATCAGCCCGGTGTTTATATTTCAATTTTTGGCAGTTGTCTTAAGTTTGACCGTGCACGAGTTTGCGCACGCCTGGACCGCGGATCGGCTCGGGGACCGGACGGCTCGCATCGCGGGACGCGTGACGCTCAATCCGGTGGCGCACCTGGAACCGCTGGGGCTTATCATGATTCTGTTCGCCCCCATCGGGTGGGCCAAGCCCGTGCCGGTGAACGGGGCGAATTTTCGGCATCCCCGCCGTTCCCTGATGTTTGTGGCGGCGGCCGGCCCTGTGGCGAACCTGATCCTGGCGGCCCTCTGCGTGACGCTGCTGCGCTTTGTGCCACCGCCGACGTCGTTCGGCGCCAGTGTCAACGATTTTCTGCTGCAACTGTTGCGGTGGGGATTCATCGTCAACGTGTCTCTGTTCGTGTTTAACCTGATCCCGATCCCGCCGTTGGACGGTTCGCGCATCGTGGCCAGCTTGCTGCCGCCCCGGCTGGAGTACCAGTACAGCCGCCTGGAGCTGTACGGCCCATTCATCCTGTTTCTGTTTGTCTTGATCCCGCCCCTGCGCAACCATGTCTTTTTGCCGCTCTTCGCCACGGCCCTCAATTGGGTGGCGTCGTGGTTGGCCTTGGCGCCGTGGATGGTCTGACGCCGGGAGGGGTGTCCGTGACCCTGGAAGTTGTGCTCGACACGTTCACCGGACCGTTGGATCTGTTGCTCCATCTCATTCAGACACAGGAGATCAACATCCACGACATTCCCATCGCCACCATCACCGATCAATACTTGGCCTATCTCCATGCCATGGAAGAGCTGTCGCTGGAGATCGCCAGCGAGTTTCTCGTCATGGCGGCCACTCTGTTGGCGATTAAAAGCCGCATGCTGCTCCCGCGTCCGACCCGGGCGGACGAGCCGGAGGAAGAGGGGGAAGATCCGCGGGCTGAACTGGTTCGCCAGCTGCTGGAATATCAGCGCTGCAAGTGGGCGGCCGAACAACTCCGGGAACGCCACCTTCTGCAAAGCCAAGTGTACGCACGGCCGCCTTTGGACCTGGGGCCGTTTGCTCCTCAGGAACCGCCTCCGCTGACGGGTGTCAGCCTGTGGCAGCTGGTGGACGCTTACCGGCGTCTGGTGCAGCGAATCCCAAAAGAACGCCGTGTGGCGACCATCGAAGGCACGGTGATCTCCGTCGAAGAGGAGATGGACCGCCTCTTGGACAAGCTTCGCCTCTACAAAGAGGTCACGTTCCTTCAGCTGTTTGGGGGGGTACCTTCCCGCCGGCACCTGGTGGCCGCGTTCCTGGCCCTGTTGGAGCTCGTCAAGGAAGGGGCTGTCCGGTGTTGGCAGTCGGAGCCGCTCGGCGACATCGTGGTGGTTTTGCAGGAAGGGGACGAGATATGATCTTGCCCATGTTGGGGGCTTTGGAAGCGATTCTTTTCGCAGCGGGGAGTGAAGGGGTCACCGACGAAGAGCTCGCCGAGATCCTGCAGCTCCCCGTCCACGAGTGCCGGTCTCTGTGCGAGGCGCTTCAGGAGGCGTACGACCAGCGGGGGAGTGGATTACAGGTGGCGCAGCTCGGTGGTTCCTGGCAGTTGCTGACGCGCCCGGAGCACGCCGTGTACCTCCGGCGGATGGCGGCGTCCCCGATGTCCACCCACCTCAGCCCAGCGGCCCTCGAGGTGTTGGCCATTGTCGCGTACCGGCAGCCCATCTCCCGCGCGGAGATCGAAATGGTGCGCGGCGTTCAGTCGGATCGCGCCATCCACACGCTGGTCCACCGCCAGCTCATTGCCGAAGTCGGCCGCCAGGACGCACCCGGCCGGCCGATTTTGTACGGGACGACGCAGACGTTTTTGCAGGCGTTCGGATTGCGCAGTCTCGACGATCTGCCGCCTCTGCCGCCGGAGCCTGAGGATCCGGAGGCGTTGTCGCTCTTTCAAAAACCGCCGGTCTGGCCCCGCGACTGAGCCCCCGATCCACATTCGCCTGGGGAGTGGCGCCCAGCGGGCAGAATACAGCGGAGGTTCCGGGGAATGCTAGAACCGTTCCAAGAAGAGGTGGGACGGTTTTGTTGATCTTGTGGGCTGTCATCGCAATCGCCGCGGTGGGGGCGCTGGTGGCCTTGGGCCTGTGGCAGCCCGTCCGCATCACCGTCGAATGGACGCAGCAGCAGTCGGACACGGACGCGTGGCTGTCCGTCCGCACGTTGTTCGGGCTGATCGGGTTTGAGCGAAAACTGACCGCGATCGACACGCCCTTGACGGAAGACGGCCCTGCCCTCCGATTCCGACACCAACGGCCCGCGGTGGACGGCTGGGGACACGAGTCCACCGTCCTCACCCGCGCAGAGGTGATGCACGTCTTCCAGAATTGGGACCGCTGGAGCCGGGTCCTGCGCGCCATCCTCCGTGAAATCGGGTTCATCCTCCGCCGCACGCATGTGGAGGAGCTGTCGTGGCGGATGCGCATCGGCACAGGGGACGCCCCTGGCACCGGGATGGCGTGCGGCGCTGCGTGGGCGCTGGTGGGAACGCTCGTCGGGTGGCTGGCGTCCCATACCCGGATGGCGGCGCCGGGAGACGTCCGGATCGATCCGGACTTCGAGCGGGCGTCGTTCCAGTCCCGGTTCCGCTGTATAGTCTGGATTCGAGCCGGTTATGCTATCCTGGGCGGCATCGGTGTGGCACGGGCATGGAGGAGGAGACAGACGCATGGAACACCCAATTCAAGGTCTCATGAAGACGGCCATGGAGAACATTCGCGGGATGGTCGACGTCAACACCATCATCGGTGACCCGGTCGAGACGCCGGATGGCACCGTGATCCTCCCGGTCAGTCGGGTGGGCTTTGGATTCGCCGCAGGTGGCAGCGAGTTCCAGGCGGATACAGAAGCGAAATCGGGCAACGGGGGTGGCAACGGCGGCTTTCCGTTCGGGGGCGGGTCGGGCGGCGGCGTGTCCATCAACCCCATCGGATTTCTGATCGTCAGCAAGACGGGCGGTGTCCGCCTGTTGTCGACCGATAACCAAAATCAGTTGTACGATCGCCTGATCGATATGGCCCCCGTGGTCGTCGAGAAGATCCAAGCCCTGTTGAAAGGGGATTCCGTCAGGCAACGCTCGTCCACCACGCAACTCGCGGATAAACCGATGTGACGTCCCGGCCGGCGGCGGGCGGCGTCCGGCCGACCGCACGCGCCGCCTGGCGCACGGCCGGATGGAGCCGGTTGTCCTAAGCGGACAAGAGCCGACATATCCTGCAGAGAGGGACTGTGGGGGGTGTCGGCTTGATTGATCTCATCTGGCTGATGCTGTTTTTGTCCGGGATCGTCACGGCGGCGTTCACCGGGCGGATGCAGGCAGTCGCCCAGGCGGTGCTGGGCGGGGCGGAGTCGGGCGTGGCCCTGGCGATCGCGTTGATCAGCATGATCTCGCTGTGGTTGGGGCTGATGCGGATCGCAGAGTTGGCCGGACTGGTCCGGGCGCTGACGAATTGGCTGCGGCCGGTGGGGCGCTTTCTTTATCCCTCGGTGCCGCCGGATCACCCCGCGATGGGCTCCATCCTGTCGAACATGGCCGCCAACATCCTCGGCCTCGGCAATGCCGCCACGCCGCTGGGTCTCAAGGCGATGCAGGAGCTGCAGACGCTCAACGAGGACAAGGAGACGGCCAGCGACGCCATGTGCACGCTGTTGGCGATCAACACCGCGAGCATCACGCTCATTCCGACCACCGTGATCGCGGTGCGCATGCAGAGTCACTCGGCCGATCCGACGTCCATCGTCGGCACGACGCTGTTCGCGACCTGCATCGGGACCGTCGCGGCCATCGTCCTCGATCGCCTGTTCCGGGCTTGGTCCAAGCGGGGGCGGGCGTGATGCAGCAGGTCCTGTCCACCCTCTCGACGTGGTTGTTGCCCGTGTTGGTCGCGGCGGTGTTGGTGACGGGCTACGCCCGCCGGGTCCCCATTTACAACGCGTTCGTGGAGGGGGCGAAGGCGGGGTTTGGCACATCCATCCGCTTGATTCCGCACCTGGTCGCCATGATGGTGGCGGTACAGGTGTTCAGCGCCTCAGGGGCGATGGACCTGGTGGTCCGAGCATTGGCGCCAGCGGCACACTGGCTGCACCTTCCGCCGGAGGTGGTGCCGATGGCGCTGCTGCGCCCGATCAGCAGCACCGGATCCCTCGCCTTTATGAAAGATATCTTTCAAGATCCGCGTTTCGGCCCAGACTCCTGGGTCGGGCAGTTGGCTTCGACCCTGCAGGCCGCGTCTGACACCACGCTGTACGTCATCACGGTGTACTTCGGCAGCGTGGGCATCAAGAACATCCGCTACGCGTTGAAGGTGGGCTTGCTGGCGGATCTGGCGAGCGTCATCGGCAGCGTGATCGCCGTACGGATCTTGCTCGGGCCGATGCCTGGCTCATGACCGGATTTGTCGCTCCAGGATGTCCGGGGTATAATGGGCGCGGTCACTGACGAGGACGAGGACAGGAGCCGTGGGGATGGAAGAGCGATTGCAAAAGGTGTTGGCACGGGCTGGCGTGGCGTCCAGGCGCCAGTGTGAAACGTTGATTCGGGAAGGCCGGGTGACCGTCGATGGCGTGGTGGTCACGGAACTCGGCACGAAGGTTAATCCCCAGCGTCAGCAGATCGCGGTCGATGGGCGGGTGGTCTCCCTGGAGCGCCCGGTGTGCGTGATGCTCCACAAGCCCACCTCATACGTGACGACGGTGCGCGATCCCCAGGGCCGGCGGACCGTCATGGACTTGGTCGCCGACGTGGGGGTGCGGCTGTACCCGGTGGGGCGTCTGGACTACGATTCGAGCGGACTTCTCCTGCTCTCCAACGACGGGGACCTGACGTACCGCCTGTTGCATCCATCGCATCACGTGGACAAGACGTACCGGGTCACCGTGCTGGGGATACCGGAAAAGGAAGGGCTGCAGCGCCTTCGCCGCGGTATCGAGCTCGAGGACGGGCCGGCGCAACCTGCGCAGGTCAAGGTGCTCCGCCAACATCCTCTGGAGTCGGTGCTCGAGATCACCATTCACGAGGGTCGCCACCGGCAGGTGCGGCGCATGATGGAGGCCATCGGGTGCCCCGTGAAGCGGCTCAAGCGGGTCTCCTTCGGTCCGCTGGCGTTGGGGGATCTGCCTCCAGGCCGGTGGCGGATGCTGACGCCTGAGGAGTGGCAGGCGTTGTACACGTCGGTCGATCTCCCGGTCCCCCCTTACCCCGGAGAGGAGACGGACGCCGCGGACCGGCGGGATCGTCCCCGGACGTTGCGACGGAAACCGGAATCGCGCAAAGGTCGGAAGAGCTGACCAGCGATGCATGAACTTTCCGCGCTCCGCAAACCCTACTCGGGAAGGGAGCGTGGTGTCATGCGACGTGGGTTGACGCATCTGGGGACCATGGCCTTGATCATCGCCCTTTGTACGGGGTGTACAGGGCCGTGGCAGGCAGTGAACCGGGGCACCGGAACGGCGGCGGATGCGATGCGCACGACGAATCTCACGGCGCGCACGCGAATGGCCTCGGATTCCCGGCTGCAGGTCGATCAGAAGGTGGCGGACCGGGTGGCGCGCGTCCCGGGGGTCCGCCAGGCGGCTGTCCTGGTGGCGGGGGATACGGCGTACATCGGCGTGGAGCTGGCCGGAGGCACCCAGGCCGGGCTCGCGGAACAGAAGAAACAGGCCATCATCTCGGCGGCCAAGGCCGTCCACCCTGGACTTCGCTGGGTCATGGTGAGTGCCAATCCGGACGTCTACCATCATTTTCAGGACTTCGCACGCCAACTGTCGGCCGGGCGTCCAGTGGACGCGGTGTGGAGCAATTTCCGCTCCATCGTGGAGCGCGTGTGGCCGGATGTGAGATAACATGCGAGGCGCTCGATGGTGGATAGGACTGTCGGTCGTATGCTTGTGCGCCGCGTGCACGCCGAATCACGCCCAGGCAGGGGCCTCGGCTTCCGGTGCCACTGCACCCCGCGTGACCGCTTGGGGTGACGCCCGTTCGCCCGTGGCGGTGGGCGGCAGGATGGATTTTCCCACAGGGCAGCGCATCGTGGCCAGGCCGGACGTGGCCGCGTCGCTTCGGGACGGCGATAGCGTGGCGGACGCAGTGGTAATTCTGGACGACGGACGAGGGTACGTTGGGTTACGTCTGATGCCGGACGCGCGACTGACTCCCTCGTTGACGAATCGGGTCCAAAATACCGTGCGGCGTTTTGCGCCCGGGGTGGGACCGGTGTTCGTCACGGCCGACGCGCACGCGTTCGCGGATCTCGCGGCGTTTCAACGCTACCTGGTCAGCGGCCGCACGGTGACCGGCATCCTGATGACGTGGCGTTCTATCTTGCAGCGGACGTGGGGGATCACGAGTCCGGCATCGGGCGGGTCCCCTCCAGCCGGGCGGTGACACACCGTCCGGTTTTTTTGTGGCGACAGGACTTCGGTTGCCGGTGTGGACCTGTCCAAGGCATAATGAGGGAGAATGAGCCGGGAGGTGCATGGGGGATGGAGAGCCAACCGCGTGTTCTGGTAGTGGACGACGAGGAACGCATCCGCCGGTTGGTCCGGATGTACCTGGAGCGCAGCGGATTCGCCGTCGAAGAGGCGCAGGACGGCAAACAGGCCTTGGACATGATGCTAACCCGTTCCTACGCCTGCGTGATCCTGGACCTGATGCTGCCTGGGATGGACGGGCGGGACGTGTGCGCGCATGTGCGGCAGCATTCCGACGTACCCATCATCATGCTCACGGCGGCTGGGGATGAGACGCAGCGCATTCACGGTTTCGAGCTCGGCGCGGACGATTACGTCGTCAAACCCTTCAGTCCGCGCGAACTGGTGATGCGTGTCAAGGCATTGCTCAAGCGCGCCGGCGACCAGGAGTATCTGCGCACGGACCTGCAACAGATCTTGTCTTTCCCGGATTTGGTGATCCGTGTCGACGCCCGGAGGGTGGAGGTCGCGGGTCAAGAGGTCAATCTGACGCCGAAGGAGTTCGATCTCCTCGTCTACATGGCTCAGCGCCCCGACAAGGTCTTTACGCGCGAGGAGCTGCTGCGGGACGTGTGGAATTACCAATTCTATGGCGATCAGCGTACGGTCGACACCCATGTCAAGCGTCTGCGTGAAAAATTGGGCCATGCCTCGGAACGGGTGAGCCAGTACATCGTGACCGTCTGGGGCGTGGGCTATAAGTTTGAGGTTGGCTCGTGATCCGAAACAGCATCGTCGCCAAGTTGTGGTTGACCATCGTCGCGATGGTCGTGCTGGTGTTGGTCCTGTTATCGATCTTGTTGCAGCAAGTCTTCGACAACTACGTCTACGAACAACAGGTCAGCGAGTTGACACGTCTGGCCACGACCGTCAAGACGCTCGTCCACGACAACGAAGACGCGGCACTGGCAAACCACATCGCCTCCCAGCTGGCGGATGTGCAACAGGCGCACATCGCCATCTACGATTCGATTTCGGAAGCCGGTGAGGGCCATGCGGTGTACCAACGGTTGAGCGCCGACCAACAGCAAGCCCTTGCGGCTGGCCAGACGGTCACGGTCCGCGGCGTGTACAATGGTGCCGACACGGTCGCCGTGTACGCACTCATTCCAGGGGCTTCCCCCGGATTGCTGGAAGTGCGCCAGCGCATGAGCGTTCTGCACGATCCGCTGGCGCGCATGCGCAATCTCATCCTGTTTGCGATGGCCCTGGGCGTCATCCTCACCACCGGATTAGCGTTTGTCATCTCCAAGAACCTGTCGCGGCCGCTCGTACAGATGAACCGGGCGGCCGAACTGATGGCGCGGGGCAATTTCAGCGGCAAAATCGAAGTGGTGACGACGGATGAGGTGGGGCGGCTGGGACGGACCTTCAACGCCCTCGCCAGCGAGCTGGAGCGCACGATTGCGGCCTTGACACAGGAAAAGTACCAACTCAGCAGCATCCTCTCCTCCTTGCGGGATGGCGTCGTGGCGGCAGATCTCGACGGGTACGTCACGTTGATGAATCCTCCCGCCCAGCGGACACTCAGCCAGTGGGCGCTGGCCGATCGCGGTGTTCCGGAGGTGACGCGTCTTCCCGCGCTGTTGCTCCGTGTGACCGAACACGTTCTGGAACGCAAGGAGACCCGGTCCGAGGAGCTGATGGTGCTGGGCCGCCAGATGGTCGTAACCACGAC includes the following:
- the sigF gene encoding RNA polymerase sporulation sigma factor SigF yields the protein MDYAKGLDDRGHKPTDEEIRDLIARSQAGDSEARDQLVLGNQRLVWAVVQRFLGRGYEPDDLFQIGCIGLLKAIDKFDLSYDVKFSTYAVPMIIGEIQRFLRDDSTVKVSRSLKETAKQIRRVRDELAKRLGRQPHITEIAQELGIEPSEVVFAQEALRTPASIHETVYENDGDPIYLMDQIADEEQGEWFDKIALHEVLGKLPERERLIVYLRFFKDKTQADVARVLGISQVQVSRLEKRILNAIRNQLS
- the spoVAE gene encoding stage V sporulation protein AE, producing the protein MTFVWAFVVGGIICAIGQVIMDVSKLTPGHVMVVLVVAGAILDGLGLYDPLIRFAGAGATVPITSFGNALVHGALAEAERHGLIGIITGIFEVTSAGVSAAIVFAFLASVFARPKG
- a CDS encoding site-2 protease family protein — translated: MLQNIISPVFIFQFLAVVLSLTVHEFAHAWTADRLGDRTARIAGRVTLNPVAHLEPLGLIMILFAPIGWAKPVPVNGANFRHPRRSLMFVAAAGPVANLILAALCVTLLRFVPPPTSFGASVNDFLLQLLRWGFIVNVSLFVFNLIPIPPLDGSRIVASLLPPRLEYQYSRLELYGPFILFLFVLIPPLRNHVFLPLFATALNWVASWLALAPWMV
- the spoIIAB gene encoding anti-sigma F factor — encoded protein: MRMQFPSRSENESLARVAVAAFVAELDPTLEQITELKTAVSEAVTNAIIHGYEDTLGEIRISCAIHGGAVEVVVEDDGVGIEDIELARQPLYTSRPELERSGMGITIMENFVDELVIDSTPGRGTRVRMRKIIRRDPDCQ
- a CDS encoding spermidine synthase encodes the protein MVNPDQLLYETSGVVHSNIQVRQRGDVRYLRFGSSGGWQGAVRCGGGFQRPVFAYQRAFASLAESLPAPEAFLSLGVGTGTAMHTVGQLHPACRLDGVDIDQAVIELALHYFGAPEPGQARYYVHDAVVFCDHCDRVYDLVFVDVYQARAVDERVLAPSFADRLHQILRPGGVAVCNIIGRLPVSHALRAFARAAASRFPAVWVLPVGSAPAFVEQNMLWVLCDGDDSVARWRTAMRTSLWLSPWERALWPMRLRRMSADSARDADADPSR
- the spoVAC gene encoding stage V sporulation protein AC, whose translation is MSDFGEVGCVAVQSKGRHVSYQQIVERHTPPRPIIRNTIRAFFVGGGVCVLGQVVQTLFVRFAGFSPQDASNPTVAVMILLSVIATALGVYDKFAQWAGAGSAVPVTGFANTMASAAIECRSEGWVPGVGGNMFKLAGPVIVYGVVSAFFVSLVRYVVMHL
- the spoIIAA gene encoding anti-sigma F factor antagonist, whose amino-acid sequence is MSIETNVKDGILVVRLRGDLDHHAVESIRDQIEAALEETHYRGLVLSFRGIEFMDSSGLGLILGRYRTLSQRGGRMAICEISAPLRRIFEMSGLLKILPVYDSEDGAIRAVKEG
- the spoVAD gene encoding stage V sporulation protein AD; this encodes MPKIGQQTWLFPSEPRIEQVATVAGKLEGEGPLGACFDVRKEDDWCGADTWEHAEQGLFREVVQILFQKAGITPQDVDLFFGSDLNAQVTSFHYGTREFDIPKIGLYSACASSTAAMALAAASVEAGFAQRVLAGTSSHTSTAERQFRFPTEYGAQKPPTAQRTVTGAGAALIGTRGSVAITAATIGRVVDYGVTSPWEYGAAMAPAAASTILAHLRDTGRKIYEFDAIATGDLGRVGHAILRDLLEQQGVEPGDRLLDCGMLIYAPDQPEVFAGGSGAACSSLVMFGHFVKKLESGEWKRILVAATGALLSLVSSQQQDTIPAVSHAVVLERKDG